The Thermococcus sp. DNA segment GTGATTATCGGGTCGAGGTTGAGCTTCCCGCTCTGGATGAGGCTTGAGACGGTGTACCACGTCTCCCAGAGGTGCCTTCCGGTTATCCCATGGACTTCGAGGGCCTTGAAGATGATGAGGTTGTTGAAGTCTATCGTCACCTCCCTCGGGAAGAGGCCGAGAAGGGAAACCCTTCCACCCGGGGTTACCGCCCTGAGGCCCTGCTCAAGGGCTTTCGGTGCACCGCTGAACTCAAGGAAGACCTCAACGCCAGCTCCATCGGTTACGTCCATCACGAACTTAACGGGGTCCTCTTCGAAGGGGTTAACCACGTAGTCGGCACCTACTTTTTTGGCCAGCTTCCTCCTGAACTCACTCGGTTCGCTTACGATGACCGGATAAGCACCGCTCGCCTTTGCGACCGCTATCCCGAGGAGTCCAAGCGGGCCGGCTCCGGTTATGAGAGTGCTCCTGCCAGCTATTGGGCCGGCTAAAACGGTATCCACGGCGTTTCCAAGGGGCTCTTGCAGGGTTGCGTATTCGGGTTTCATGTCCTTCGGGTTCTTCCAGGCGTTTTTGGCCGGAACGATGGCGTAGTGGGCGAAGACACCGTCCATGTCGACGCCGAATATCTTCGTGTTCTGGCAGACGTGGTAGCGGTTGTGCCTGCAGGCGTAGCACTTGCCGCAGACGATGTGGGTTTCAACGCTTATGTAGTCGCCGACTTCCAGTGTATCAACGCCGGGACCGACCTCTACGACCTCTCCGGCAACCTCATGGCCCATTATCTGAGGTGGTTTAATCCTGCTCTGGGCCCACTCGTTCCACTCGTAGATGTGCAGGTCAGTGCCACAGATGCTCGTTGCCAGAACCTTTATAAGAACCTCGCCCGGGCCGGGCTTTGGAACGTCAACCTCGACAAGTTCAGCACCGTAAGCCGGCTTTGTCTTCATAATGGCCTGCATCTTCTCAGCCATGGGGATCATCTCCTTAACCTTACAACCGTTATCTGAACGGGAGTGATATAAACCTTTTGTGTTCATGCCGACAGGTATGGTGTTCTCTGGTCATTCCTGTCCAATCGATGCCCTATCCTTGGGCGTTTCAATCGGAAACCTTATATCCCCAATCACCAATCAAAACGGTAGAGGGGTATGAAATGGCAGTGATAGTCGTTACTGGACGGGGTGGTGCCGGTAAGACCACCACGACGGCCAACCTCAGCACGTATCTTGCCATGAGGGAGTATCGGGTTCTAGCCGTTGACGGTGATCTCTACCTCCCCAACCTCGGTTTTCACTTTGCCCTTGACACGGTCAAATACACCGTCCACACCCTTCTCAAGAACCCAGATATAGACCCCGAGTGGGCCATATACAAGCACAAGGAAACCGGAGTTTACGTAATGCCTGGCAGTACTCAGCTGCAGGACGTCCTCGGTATATCACCCAAGAGGCTCGTTGACATCTTGGAGAAGGTCAAGTACAAGTTTGGAGTGGTCTTCGTTGACTCGCCAACTGGAGTCCCCTTCGACACCCTCCCAACCTTTCAGGTTGCAAACTACCAGCTCATCGTTGTGGAAATAGAGCGCTCGCCAATCTATTCCTTCGAAACGATGGTAAAAAACGAAATCGAGAAGCTCAAGGCCCTGGGTGAAAGGTACAACCTCAACATCGGAGTAGTCCTCAACAAGGTCAGGGAGAGCGCGGACGTCGTTGATAAGATAATAGAGGCCATTGAGGAAGACCTCAACGTCCCTGTTCTCGGTTGGGTACCCTTTGATTACAATGTTCCCGAGTCGATAAACGTCGGTGTCCCAATAGTCAGGTACCTGCCGAACAGCGATGCCGCGGTTGCCTTTAGAGAGGTTGGTGAAGTTCTTGAGGAATGGATATTTGGCTGAGCCGGGGGTGTCGAAATGGAACTTGAGGAGCTCGTGGAAAAGGTAGCCAACGGTGAAATAAAGCTCCATCAGGTTGAGAAGTACACAAACGGGGACAAGCGGCTCGCCACTGAAATAAGGCGGAAGGCCCTTGAGAAAAAACTTGGAGTAAAGCTCGACAACATAGGCCACTACTCCATTGACCCGAACCAGCTCATAGGGAGAAACATCGAGAACATGATAGGCGTCGTCCAGATACCGATGGGAGTTGCAGGGCCCCTCAAGATAAACGGCGAGTACGCGAAGGGAGAATTCTACATCCCTCTTGCAACAACTGAAGGCGCTTTGGTTGCGTCCGTCAACCGCGGTTGCTCTGCCCTAACCGAGGCCGGTGGCGTCAAGACAACTCTGATAGACGACAAGATGACGAGGGCACCGCTCCTAAAGTGCCCCGATGCGAGGAGGGCGAGGGAAGTGGCCGAGTGGGTTAAGAACAACCTCGACTACCTTCAAGAGAAGGCAGTTAGCAAGGTCACGAGGCACGGAAAGCTGAGGGACGTCAAGCCCTTCATAGTCGGCAACAACCTCTACCTCCGCTTTGAGTTCGAGACCGGCGATGCAATGGGCATGAACATGGTAACCATCTCCAGCGAGGAGATAATGAAGGTCATCGAGGAGCACTTCCCCGACGTTAAGTATTTAGCACTCTCGGGCAACCTCTGCGTTGACAAGAAACCGAACGCGACCAACTTCATTCTCGGAAGGGGCAAGACTGTAATAGCCGAGGCGGTAATTCCTAGGGAGATAGTGGAGAAGAAGCTCAAGACGACTCCTGAACTGATTGCCGAGGTCAACTACCGCAAAAACCTTGTCGGCTCGGCTCAGGCTGGTTCCTACGGTTTCAACGCCCACTTCGGCAACATAGTTGGGGCGATATTTTTAGCGACGGGCCAGGATGAGGCCCAGATAACCGAAGGCTCCCACGGAATAACTCTGGCGGAGGTAACCCCCGAGGGAGACCTCTACATAAGCATCACCATGCCGAGCCTTGAGATAGGAACCGTCGGTGGCGGAACGAGGGTTCCCACGCAGAGGGAAGCTCTGAGCATTATGGGAGTTGCAGGTGGAGGAGAGCCAGCGGGAACGAACGCCAAGAAATTCGCAGAGATAGTTGCCGGTGCAGTTTTGGCAGGAGAACTCTCCCTCCTCGCGGCGATAGCTGCCAAGCACCTCGCGAAGGCTCACAAGGAGCTCGGGCGTTAGGATTTTTTGCCTATTTTCACAACCATAACGTGGACTTTTCCTTTTCTCTTCTCAAGGCTGACCCCTTTGAGCCACAGGAGGGATAAGGGGTATTCCAGGATTATGAAAATCAGCGTCGTCACGAGAACGCCGATGATGACCTGAAGAAATGGGTTGAGATCCTCTAAAACCGATGAAGTAAGTGTTCCGGAGATGAAGCTGAGAATGAAGCTTACCTCCGACTGTTTTGCGTGTCTCTTTCCAACCTTTCCCCGGCAGATATAGGAGAGCAGGGCTTTCAGACCCTCCGGCTTTTTGACCCTGAACCCTATGGTGAACTCCCTCTTGATGTCTCCGGCATCGAAGGGGCCCCTTACGATGTAAAACGTCCTGTTGAGTTCCCCCTTTAGCTCAAGAACCATGAGGTCGGTGCCCCACACGTCCCCGGCCAAGCTTGTGAGGGAGTAGCAGTCTGGGTCCACGAGCCGGGTGTAGGGGACCCCTGCCGAGCGGAGTGCCTCCTCAATCCTTCTTGAGCAGTCGGAGAGCATCTGGCAGGTCGCTCGCGCATAGTCCACGTGAAAGCCACTCCGCTTTACCCCTCTCTGGATGCTCCGGATTTCCTTTCTCATGAGGTATCCTTCGAGTTTATGTTTAAAAGCCTTGACCTCAACTTCTAGGGGGATGATGAGTTTTTCCCTCACTCCGAGCGGTGACGAGGAGCCGATGCTCTGACCCTTATCCTCTTATAACCCCTCAAAAGGCCTCCGAGGAGGCTCAGGACGAGCCCAATGAGGAGGAGAAGGTTGTTCAGGGCTTCAAGGGCGTGATAGCGGTAGCCGAAGTATGAGAGCAGGAGTATGAGGCCAACTATCAGGGCGCCCTTCAAGGCCATTCTGCCCTTTTCTCTGCCCGCTATTTCCTCGGCGACCTTTTCAAGCCCCCGCTCCCTGCTTACTAGAAACTCCTCGCCGGAAGTCCAGCCCGGAGGAACGTCCTGAAGGGGCGCTATGAGAAAAGTATCTCCAGACCGCGCGATTATCATCTCATCGCTCGTCATGGCGGTCATTAAGAGGGCGTCCCTAAGGGAAGCCCTGTCCGGGTTCAGCAGGAGGGTGTAGCCCCTGAGCGATTCCTTGAGCCTCGAAACGGTCTCCGGATTCGAGAGATAGGTGTAGTAGAGCACTCGATACCGGTACCTCATGGGAGGAATTTGGAGAAAAGGGATAAAAAGCTTAGCTCAGCTCTTGAATCTTCTTCCTGACGAGGGAGCTAACGAGCTTACCGTCGGCCCTGCCACGAAGCTTCGCCATTGCCCTTCCCATTATCATGCCCATCGCTCCCATGCCCTTGGCCTTTATGACCTCGATGTTGGCTTTGATGACCTCATCGATTATTCTCTCAACCTCCTCTTCGCTGAGAAGAGTTAGTCCCTTCTCCTCCGCAACCTGCTTCGCGGTCCTCTCGGGGTTTTTCGCCAGCTCCTTGAAAATCTCCTCGAAGGCCTCCTTGGCGATCTTGCCCTCAATGTACAGTTCAAAGGCCCCCCTGATGTGCTCCTCGGTGATATTCTCTATAGGAACCTCCTTCTTGAGGCCCTTGAGGACAACCACCAGAATTGAAGCGGCCAGAGATGGTTTAACCCCCTTCTTTACCAGCTCCTCAAAGAGTTCGTCGCGCTCGTCGTTGACGAGAGTCTCCGCCAAGCTCCTGTCGATCCTGTACTCCTTAACGTAGCGCTCAACTCTCTCCTGAGGCAACTCCGGAAGGTTCGCCTTTATACTCTCTTTGTACTCCTCTGGCAGGAAGATGGGCGGAATGTCAGTCTCTGGATACATCCTCGCCTTGCCCGGGAGCGGGCGCATGTACTGGGTGTTGCCATCGGGTAAGGCCCTCCTCGTCTCCTCGGGGACGCCTTCTATCGCTTCCCTAGCCCTCTTAACGACCTCGGCTAAAGCTTTCCTGGCCGTTTCTTCCTCGGCCGCGACGAGAACGAAGGCGTCTTTCTCACCGAGGCCGAGCTTTTCTATAACCGCATTAACCTCTTTTTCTGTAATTCCATAGTTCGGTAATTCGTCAATGTGGAAGATCCCCTTTACATACTTCTTGGTCCTGTCCGCCATTTCCGTGCCTAAACGCCTGCCCGGCTGTATCTCCCTGCCTATGAGACCCCTAAAGCCCGGAAGCTTAACGGCGAGGACTTTACCGCCCTTCCTGATGGCCCTCGCTATTATCTTCGACTCCGTGTTCTGGAAAACCTCGGTAACGTCGTGGAACTCCTCTTTGATGTCCTCGGGCTTAACTCCCCTCTCCCTCAGCTCGTCGCGGATTTTGAGGAGGTTAACCTGCCTTTCAACCTCACGCTCGATGATGAGGGGAATCATGTCGAGCTCCTGGACGCCCTTTATCTCTATCCTCGCACCGCCCCTTATTGAGACGTTCAAATCCTGCCTTATGGTTCCTAATCCGCGCTTCACCTTTCTGGTTGCCCTTAAAGCATCGCCTATGTACTTCGCAACGACTTTCGCCTGCTCCGGGTGGTGTATGTCCGGGGTAGTGCTTATCTCCACCAGAGGAATGCCGAGCCTGTCGATACGGTATATTACCTCCTTCTCCTTCCGCTCAACGATTCTACACGCGTCCTCCTCAAGGCATATCGTCGGAATGCCCACGCTTCCCCAGGGTGTGTCAACCTTTCCGTTCATCGCTATTATGGCCGTTCTCTGAAAGCCTGAAACATTGGAGCCGTCTATGACTATTTTACGCATGAAGTGAACCTCATCGACCGGCTTGGCGTTGAGGAGGTAGGCTATCTGGAGCGAAACCTCCAGGGCTTCCTTATCGGGCCCCCTCGGCGGTTCCTCGTCCATGTAAACCAGATCCGTCAGCTCGTAGTTGCCCTCGTAGATGTACTTCCTCCCCTTCTTGAACTCTTCCAGAGCGGCTGGATCTATTTCGCCCATCTCGCTCATCGTCGGCCTCAGGCGTCGCTCAAAGGTGAAGTCAACCCTCTCGGTCAGCTCGCTCGGGACTGATGAGAACAGCTTTTTGGTATCGAGCTGTCTGTGAATCTCAAGGCCGACCTTGAGGCCGAGCTTTTCGTAATCGAACTTTTCGGTCATCTCCATCACCTCAGGAAGGTGTCAAACCTCGTGTAGGGTGTTATCTCACCGGCGTAGCTGGTCAGCATCATCTTTCTCACTTCACCGAGGTCGTCCGTGTGTCCGAGAACCCACATCAGCTTGACGTAAGCTGTTTCCGGAAGCATGTCCTCGCAGGGTATCGCTCCGGCCTTGAGGAGCTTTCTGCCGTTTGAGTAGACGTTGAGGTTCACCCTGCCGTAGAGGCACTGGCTGGTGACGCAGATCGCTACACCTTCCTCAACGGCACGCTGGACGTGCGGTATGAAATCCTGGGGAACGTGGCCGAGGCCCGTTCCCTCAATGACAACCCCTTTGTAGCCCCTATCAACCAGAAAGTCGAGTATCTCGTCGCTCACTCCCGGATAAACCTTGAGGATCGCGACCTTCTCCTCCATCCTGTCGTCAACCTCTACCTCGCCTTCACTCCTCCTCCTGTAGTCGTCCCTGAGGAGTTCTATTCTGTCCTTCCAGATTTTGGCTATCGGGATGTCGTTTATGCTCCTGAAGGCGTCCCTCCTGCTCGTGTGCATCTTCCTTACCTTTGTCCCGCGGTGCGCTAAACAGTGGGTGTCGCTCGTTTCCCCGTGCATAACCACCATCACTTCCGCAACGTCGCTGGTGGCCATTTTTACGGCGCAGGTGAGGTTCATAGCCGAATCACTGCTCGGCCTGTCTGAGCTCCTCTGCGCTCCAACCAGAACGACCGGCTTGGTAAGGTTTCTGAGCATGAAGCTCAAGGCAGAGGCAGTGTAGCCCATCGTGTCAGTTCCATGGGCTATAACAACCCCATCCTCACCGGAGTTTAGGGCCCTTGCCACCTCGTGGGCTATCCTTTTCCAGTATTCGGGCTTCATGTCCTCGCTGAGGATGTTCATGATGAGCTTCGGCGTCACGTTGGCCATCTCGAATATCTCCGGAACTGCCTTGGCGAGCTCTTCGGCGGTAAAAGCTGGGTGAACTGCGCCGGTCTTGTAGTCTATCCTGCTCGCTATCGTTCCGCCGGTTCCAAGGATTGTAACGTTGGGCAGGCCCTCTCTCTTGGGGAGAACTTCCTGGAAGGCCATCTTCGGCTTTTCGGCGGCCTTCTCAAGAACCTCGACCTTCTCAATGGCATCGATGAGGATTCCGATGTTGTAGCCGTTGTCAAGCTTTATGGTCAGCGTTTCGCCCGGGGAGAGCTCGTAGGGCGGCATTACAAGACCCTCGAATGTCAAAAGCTCATCTCCCTCTCTCTTCACGATTCTGACCAAATCCCCAACCTCAAGGTTGTGTTTCCTCATGAACTCCTCAACCTTTCTCATATCAGCCCCTCCTTTCAATCTTAAACCTCGGTTCCTCTATCCACTCGCTCTTGCATCTCGGACAGCGTGATGGTATCTTTATTTCGGGCTTAAAGCGGAAGCCACACTTCCTGCACTCGGCGGGCTTTATCAGTAGGACTTTGCCCTCCCTTTTTAGCGTCTTCTGGATGGCCCTAAGCTCATCGAGGACGAGCTTTTTCGAGCCCTTACCCCTCAGTCCGAGTGCCTGTGCCAGCTCGCTGGGTGAGTAGTCCCTTTCCTCCAAAAGGCTTATTATCCTCTGCCTTCGAGTCATCATCGGTCGGAGTAAGGGAAGGCCGATAAAAAGGTTTAGGGTGGGAAGATGATAGTTGAGAAGGCGGAAGCGGTTCTTGAGAGGCATGGGCTGTGCGACCACTGCCTAGGGAGGCTTTTTGCCCAGCTCGGAAAGGGGACGAACGAGGAAAGGGGAAAGGCCATACGCTTCGTCCTCAACATGGAGAGGTCTTCCAGGGGTTTGCCCCCTCTGGAAAGGCCCGAGAGGTGTGAGCTGTGCGGGAACGTTTTTGAAAGGATTCCAGAGCTCGTTGAGAGAATGATTGAATCATCAAAGGGCATTGAATTCGAGACCTTCAGGGTAGGCTCGCGTTTCCCCGAGGGGATCATGGAAAAGGAAAGGGCGCTCTGGGAGGAATTTGGTATCGAGACCGCCGAGCCGATAAACCGCGAGTTCAACCGCGAGCTGGGAAAGGCCTTCGGCAGAAAAACCGGTAAGGAAACATCGGCCAGCCCCGACGTGGTCTTCATCGTGGAGCCATACTCCGGTAAAATCGAGCTCCAGATAAACCCGGTTTACGTTTACGGCCGTTACAGAAAGCTCGTGCGGGGAATTCCGCAGACGCCCCTTCCGGACTTCGATGAGAGTGTTGCCTCGATAATCTGCCGGGCCTTCTCAAAGGCTTTTGCCGGGAAGTGCGTCTTCAAGGGTGCCGGGAGGGAGGACGTTGATGTCAGAATGCTCGGCAATGGAAGGCCCTTTGTGGTCGAGATAAAGCGGCCAAAGAGGAGAAGGGTGAACCTTGAGGAGGTAGCGAAGGAGATAAACGCGAGCGGTAAGGTTGAAGTTGTAAACCTTCGTTTCATCTCGGCGAAGGAAGCTGAGGAAGTTCTCACAAAGAACCACCGGAAGGAATACCTAGCGTTAGTTCTGGTGGAGGAGGGGGTAACACCTAAGGAGGCAGAGGAAGTCGCGAGAAAGCTTAGGGGCTTGGAAATCCACCAGAGGACGCCCTGGCGCGTGAGAAAAGCGAGGGCTGACAAAGTGAGAACCAGAATTGTTTACGAAGCCGAGGCTAGATGGCTCGATGAGAGGCACTTTGAGCTACGCCTCATCACCGACGGCGGTCTCTACATAAAGGAGCTTATCTCGGGAGATAAGGGCAGGACGAGGCCGAGCGTCAGCGATTTGCTCGGAAAGAAGGCCTGGTGCGAGAGGCTCGACGTCCTGAACATCCTTGACGACTAGTCGGAAAGATTTATAAATCCCGTGTAGAGGCTTTTAGTGATTCCCAGGGGGTTAGTCCTGAGCCTAAACGGAGCGAAAAGATGCCCCTGCTTGAAAAGTTTGGAGTCCACGTTTGGTTGGTGTTGAAACCCTGAGAGGTGATTGGTATGGTTCAGAAAGCCCACAGCTTTAGGAGGAAGACGCGCGGGAAGCTCAGCAAGAGTCCAAGGAGGAGAGGCCTGCCGCCGCTCACTAGGTTCCTCCAGGAGTTTGAGGTCGGTCAGAAGGTTCACATAGTCATAGAGCCCAGCTACCACAAGGGAATGCCGGACCCAAGGTTCCATGGAAGAACCGGGACGGTCGTTGGGAAGCGCGGAGACGCTTACGTGGTGGAGATTAAGGACGGCGGGAAGGTCAAGACGTTCTTCATCCACCCGGTTCATCTCAGGCCTCAGAAGGGATGACCATGATAGGCAGAAAGAAGCTCGAGGAGAGGTTCATCACAATAGCGGAGGCCAAGGAGCTCCTCGAGCGCAGGAGAGCCGAGGGAATGGTGGAGAACCCGGAGGAGCCCATGTTTTATGAGGCAAGGATAAGCCTTGAACACGCGGAGAAGTTCTCAAAGCTCCCGCCCGAGAAGGCTAGGGAGCTTAAGGAGAGGCTGGCTGGCCTCTTTGAGTGGCTCGACGAAAGGCTCGCGGCAAAGATAGTGGACATAATGCCCGAGGACTACTTTGACATCAGGGTAATCTTTGCGAAAGAGGAGCACATGCCAAGCAAAGAGGAGGCCGAGGAGATAATAAAGCTTCTCGACGAGTACCGGCCCCTCGATTGATTTCTTCTTTTCTTGAGGAAAGTATAAAAACTTCAGACCAGAATAGTTTCTGGGGGAGAGAGTATGGATAGGTACAGGAGGCACTCCTACCGTGAAAGCATTGAGAAAAAGAGGAGAAACGTTGAGTACGAGGAATACGCCTACGTTCTTGACTACCTTCCTGAGGGCTATTACGTTGACCTGATGAGTGGTCGCAGGACAGGGAAGCCCGTGGCCCAGGTCATCGGAGAGAAGGCCTTCACACTCCTCGAAGTTACTCCAAAGGTTGACCTCATGCTCTACGAGAGAGTCTTCGTCGGTAAGGGAAACAGGGACAAGGTACTCCTCATAAATAAGAAGCTCTCCTACGACGAACTCACCGACACGGCCAAGGCCGAGCTCCCCTACGTTGTTGAGGAAATAGTTAAGAACAACGAGGAGCGCTTCATCCAGTTCTTCAACGTTGCTCCCCCTATAACCAACAGACTCCACAGCCTTGAGCTTCTGCCCGGCATAGGAAAGAAGCACATGTGGGAGATAATCGAGGAGCGCCAGAGAGAACCCTTTAAGAGCTTTGAAGACCTGAGAAAGCGCGTCAAGGGCCTTCCTGATCCGGTAAAGATGATAGCAAAACGCATAGTTGATGAACTCCAAGGCAAAGACCGTTACAAGCTCTTCGTTGGACACAGGAGGATTTTCAGGGGATGAGGGATAGGCTCTTCTCCCTTATTTACAAATATAACCTCAGGCCCAGCAGGGACCTCGGCCAGAACTTTCTCATAGTGCCCGAGATAATAGAGAGAAACATCGAAAGGGCCGAGATAAAAGAGAGCGACACCATTCTTGAGATTGGGCCCGGCCTCGGCGTTCTCACCGATGCTCTCTCAAAGCGTGCCGGAAAGGTGTATGCGATAGAAAAAGACCCTCGGCTGGTTGAGATTCTAAAGAACGAGTATGGGTGGCCCAACGTGGAGCTCATCCGGGGGGATGCTCTCAGGGTTGAGTGGCCACCCTTCAACAAGATGGTCTCCAACCTTCCCTATCAGATTTCCTCTCCGGTGACGTTTAAGCTGCTCAAGCGGGATTTCGAGAGGGCTGTCCTGATATACCAGCTGGAGTTCGCCCAGAGAATGGTTGCAGAACCCGGGGACAGGAACTACTCCCGGCTTTCCCTCATGCTCAGGGCAAAGGCCAACGCCGAGCTGGTCGAGCGCATTGGAAAGGGCGCCTTCTGGCCGAGACCTAAAGTTGACTCTGCCGTCGTCATTCTGGAGCCCAAGCCACCCTCCGAAAGGATCGAGCTGGACGAAAACCTTGTCAGGGCACTTTTCCAGCACAGGAGAAGCACCGTCAGCTCTGCCCTTAAGAAGTCGGCCCATATGCTCGGCCTTGGGAGGAGAGAGGCCAAATCCCTAAAGGATGCGCTGAACTCCGTTCCACTCGCAGGGAAGAGGGTTTTTCAGCTGTCCCCGGAGGATGTCCTTGAAATACAGTTCTACCTCAGGGATAGGGGCATTCTATGAGTTCGCCATATTTTTAAACTGAAATCCGCGAGATTGGAACATGATAGTTGCCATCATCGACGGCTACACTGATGAACCAGCGGGGTTAGGCGTTCCCCCTTACCTCGGGATTTATCCGCGATACGCTTACGGGGCGATAAAGAAGGCTCGGAAGGATGCGAGCGTTTTTTACCTCACCATAGACGACCTCAGGGCAACCTTTGAAGGAGAGAAAGGAATCGCCACGAAGAACAAGACGCCGAACTTCCCGAAGACCCGAGAAATACTCGAAAAGGCTGATGTAATAATCTACATCGGCGGCCTCCACACGCCGGGTAAGTACCTCTCGGCAGTTCCCTCTCAGGTCGAGGAGATAGCGAGGTTCATAAAGAACTACAAAGCTGAAAAGATACTCGGCGGACCGGCCTTCATGGGCTCTGCTCACGCCGGTGGGACAAAGATAACCTCGCGCGAGCTATCTTTAGCTAATTCCGTTTTCGATCACGTCGTTTACGGCGACCTTGAGGCGTTCCTCTTCGACTACTTCAGCAACCCAAAGGACGCCGAGCCCTTCCAGTTCAGGGATTATAACGAATTAAGGGATTATGCAATTATTGGGGCGGAAGTGGTGAAGCAGTTTCCCGATTATCCCGACTTCGTCATAGTCGAGATTGAAACCCAGCGTGGCTGTCCAAAAGCTATGGGAATAGGTGGCTGCTCCTTCTGCACCGAGCCCGTCCGCTATCGGAAGGTTGAG contains these protein-coding regions:
- the rsmA gene encoding 16S rRNA (adenine(1518)-N(6)/adenine(1519)-N(6))-dimethyltransferase RsmA, whose translation is MRDRLFSLIYKYNLRPSRDLGQNFLIVPEIIERNIERAEIKESDTILEIGPGLGVLTDALSKRAGKVYAIEKDPRLVEILKNEYGWPNVELIRGDALRVEWPPFNKMVSNLPYQISSPVTFKLLKRDFERAVLIYQLEFAQRMVAEPGDRNYSRLSLMLRAKANAELVERIGKGAFWPRPKVDSAVVILEPKPPSERIELDENLVRALFQHRRSTVSSALKKSAHMLGLGRREAKSLKDALNSVPLAGKRVFQLSPEDVLEIQFYLRDRGIL